A genomic stretch from Kribbella amoyensis includes:
- a CDS encoding MFS transporter, whose protein sequence is MTTTTSTPARSLWRDRRFRTFWSAQGVSEFGDRVTELAIPLIAITLLDASPSQVGFLTAAVWLPNLASLFIGTWVDQRRDKRPLMIAADLARTVVLLSLPIAYWLDVLTMAQLFVIAILAGTAHVLFITANAAFFVTIVTREQFLEANSKLSATRSVSFMAGPAIGGALVQWLTAPIAILVDALSFLFSALQLMRVKAEPAEPEESSEPLLRRARAGMSYLLRHPYLRSSLACATTVNFFNLMETALLVLFASRHLELSAGTIGLALGIGASGGFLGAVAAAPLTRWLGAGRLIALGAVVFPGAVAIAAFATGPVWVKASALALAEFVGAFAVMCFDVPLNSLQAAVIHDHMRSRVVGAFSSINYGVRPLGAVVGGLLGTWIGVRETLLISACGGLVAVLWLLGSPILKTKSLDGLEPPELK, encoded by the coding sequence ATGACCACCACCACTTCCACACCGGCGCGGAGCCTGTGGCGGGACCGCCGGTTCCGTACCTTCTGGTCGGCGCAGGGCGTGTCCGAGTTCGGCGACCGGGTCACCGAGCTGGCGATCCCGCTGATCGCGATCACGCTGCTCGACGCCTCACCGAGCCAGGTCGGCTTCCTGACCGCCGCGGTCTGGCTGCCGAACCTGGCGTCGCTGTTCATCGGCACCTGGGTCGACCAGCGCCGGGACAAACGCCCGCTGATGATCGCGGCCGACCTGGCCCGGACCGTCGTCCTGCTCTCGCTGCCGATCGCGTACTGGCTGGACGTGCTCACGATGGCGCAGCTCTTCGTGATCGCGATCCTGGCCGGGACCGCCCACGTCCTGTTCATCACCGCCAACGCGGCGTTCTTCGTGACGATCGTGACCCGGGAGCAGTTCCTCGAAGCGAACAGCAAGCTCTCGGCGACCCGGTCCGTCTCGTTCATGGCCGGACCGGCGATCGGCGGCGCCCTGGTCCAGTGGCTCACCGCGCCGATCGCGATCCTGGTCGACGCGCTGTCGTTCCTGTTCTCGGCGCTCCAGCTGATGCGGGTGAAGGCGGAGCCGGCCGAGCCGGAGGAGTCGTCGGAGCCGCTGTTGCGCCGGGCCCGCGCGGGCATGTCGTACCTGCTCCGGCATCCGTACCTGCGCAGCAGCCTGGCCTGCGCGACCACGGTGAACTTCTTCAACCTGATGGAGACGGCGCTGCTGGTGTTGTTCGCGAGCCGGCACCTCGAACTGTCCGCGGGGACGATCGGCCTGGCGCTCGGGATCGGCGCGTCGGGCGGTTTCCTCGGCGCGGTCGCGGCAGCCCCGTTGACCCGGTGGCTGGGGGCCGGCCGGCTGATCGCACTCGGGGCCGTCGTGTTCCCGGGAGCGGTGGCGATCGCGGCGTTCGCGACCGGCCCGGTCTGGGTCAAGGCGTCGGCGCTCGCGCTGGCCGAGTTCGTCGGCGCGTTCGCGGTGATGTGCTTCGACGTCCCGCTGAACTCGTTGCAGGCGGCCGTGATCCACGACCACATGCGCAGCCGGGTGGTCGGCGCGTTCTCGAGCATCAACTACGGCGTCCGCCCGCTGGGTGCCGTGGTCGGCGGTCTGCTCGGCACCTGGATCGGTGTCCGGGAGACGCTGCTGATCTCGGCGTGCGGCGGACTGGTCGCGGTGCTGTGGCTGCTCGGCTCCCCCATCCTCAAGACGAAGTCGCTGGACGGACTGGAGCCACCCGAGCTGAAATGA